Proteins from a genomic interval of Mycobacteriales bacterium:
- a CDS encoding DUF72 domain-containing protein — MTVWLGTSGWQYRDWRGPVYPPKLAQKAWLEHYVTMFDTVEVNNAFYRLPAAETFAQWGRRTPEDFVVVVKTSRYLTHIKRLKDPEEPVDLFVERAKHLGGKLGPVLLQLPPKFGVQPERLDATLARFDAHGVKVAVEVRDPSWMVDEVRDILRAHNAASVWADRREHVITPLWRTADWGYVRLHEGWSEHPPCYTAPTLDAWAQRIKASHADGEDVFVFFNNDPHGCAVYDAGVFARSCQRLGLTVTNAPPPEEHLPVHPEPVTA; from the coding sequence ATGACGGTCTGGCTCGGCACCTCCGGCTGGCAGTACCGCGACTGGCGCGGCCCGGTGTACCCGCCGAAGCTCGCGCAGAAGGCGTGGCTCGAGCACTACGTGACGATGTTCGACACGGTCGAGGTGAACAACGCGTTCTACCGGCTGCCGGCGGCGGAGACGTTCGCGCAGTGGGGGCGGCGGACGCCGGAGGACTTCGTCGTGGTGGTGAAGACGAGCCGGTACCTCACGCACATCAAGCGGCTGAAGGACCCGGAGGAGCCGGTCGACCTGTTCGTCGAACGCGCCAAGCACCTGGGCGGCAAGCTCGGTCCGGTGCTGCTCCAGCTCCCGCCGAAGTTCGGGGTGCAGCCGGAACGTCTCGACGCGACGCTGGCCCGCTTCGACGCGCACGGCGTGAAGGTGGCGGTGGAGGTGCGCGACCCGTCGTGGATGGTGGACGAGGTGCGCGACATCCTCCGCGCGCACAACGCCGCGAGCGTGTGGGCGGACCGCCGCGAGCACGTCATCACGCCGCTGTGGCGCACCGCGGACTGGGGCTACGTCCGGCTGCACGAGGGGTGGAGCGAGCACCCGCCCTGCTACACGGCGCCGACGCTGGACGCGTGGGCGCAGCGCATCAAGGCGTCGCACGCGGACGGCGAGGACGTGTTCGTCTTCTTCAACAACGACCCGCACGGCTGCGCCGTCTACGACGCCGGGGTGTTCGCCCGCTCGTGCCAACGGCTCGGCCTGACGGTGACGAACGCGCCCCCGCCGGAGGAGCACCTGCCGGTGCACCCCGAGCCGGTCACGGCATGA
- a CDS encoding DUF1206 domain-containing protein has product MTTATARRKATAAGHRAARSDGVQRLARLGLVGRGVLYLVVAVLAANVARGSHAEADRQGALRALGAHPLGRVALVVAAFGFAGYAVWRLLEATVRPGDKGWAGRFAAFCKGCLYAGFAVSTAAFAVTRHNHNANAQNKDLTARVLGWPAGRLLVAAVGLGIVAAGVVNGWRAVSGKYRKHLKEHELNDRAAPWVYAVAVTGLVARGIAFALVGSFLVQAAWRYDPRQAEGLDGALRRLAGVPYGRPLLVLVAVGLAAYGVWSFVEARYRRVLNS; this is encoded by the coding sequence GTGACGACGGCGACGGCGCGGCGCAAGGCGACGGCCGCGGGGCACCGCGCGGCCCGCAGCGACGGAGTGCAACGACTGGCAAGGCTGGGGCTGGTGGGGCGCGGCGTGCTGTACCTCGTCGTCGCGGTGCTCGCGGCCAACGTCGCGCGCGGCTCGCACGCGGAGGCCGATCGGCAGGGCGCGCTGCGCGCGCTCGGCGCCCACCCGCTGGGCCGCGTCGCGCTCGTCGTGGCGGCGTTCGGCTTCGCCGGGTACGCGGTGTGGCGGCTGCTGGAGGCGACGGTCCGGCCGGGCGACAAGGGCTGGGCCGGCCGGTTCGCGGCGTTCTGCAAGGGCTGCCTCTACGCCGGCTTCGCGGTGTCGACGGCGGCGTTCGCCGTGACCCGCCACAACCACAACGCGAACGCGCAGAACAAGGACCTCACCGCCCGCGTCCTCGGCTGGCCCGCGGGCCGGCTGCTCGTCGCCGCCGTCGGGCTCGGCATCGTCGCCGCCGGCGTGGTCAACGGCTGGCGCGCCGTGAGCGGCAAGTACCGCAAGCACCTCAAGGAGCACGAGCTCAACGACCGCGCCGCGCCATGGGTCTACGCCGTCGCGGTGACGGGGCTGGTCGCGCGCGGGATCGCGTTCGCGCTCGTCGGGTCGTTCCTCGTGCAGGCGGCGTGGCGGTACGACCCGCGGCAGGCGGAGGGGCTGGACGGCGCGCTGCGGCGGCTGGCCGGCGTGCCGTACGGGCGGCCGTTGCTCGTGCTCGTCGCGGTGGGGCTGGCGGCGTACGGCGTGTGGTCGTTCGTGGAGGCGCGGTACCGCCGGGTGCTGAACTCCTAG
- a CDS encoding zinc-dependent alcohol dehydrogenase: MRATCWMGKTDISVEEVPDPKILNARDAIVRITSTAICGSDLHLYNGFIPTLKRGDVLGHEFMGEVVEVGNGVSNLRVGDRVVVPFPIACGHCGACERLAYSLCENSNPNAAMAEKLMGHSPAGIFGYSHMMGGYAGGQAQYARVPFADVGPLKIEDDLTDEQVLFLSDIFPTGFMGAEMCEIKPGDVIAVWGAGPVGQFAVASAYLLGAERVIAIDRFPYRLDIARKAGAETLNYEEVDVLEALRDMTGGRGPDACIDAVGMEAHHATPAIHAYDRTKQIARTEFDRPHALREAILACRNGGIVSVVGVYGGFVDKFPMGAIVNRSLTLKSGQCHVHRYMRPLLDHVRSGRIDPTFVITHRMKLSDAPRGYRIFRDKLEGCNKIVLTP; this comes from the coding sequence ATGCGTGCCACCTGCTGGATGGGCAAGACCGACATCTCCGTGGAGGAGGTGCCGGACCCGAAGATCCTCAACGCGCGCGATGCGATCGTGCGCATCACCTCCACCGCGATCTGCGGCTCGGACCTGCACCTGTACAACGGCTTCATCCCGACGCTGAAGCGCGGCGACGTGCTCGGGCACGAGTTCATGGGCGAGGTCGTCGAGGTCGGCAACGGCGTCTCGAACCTCCGCGTCGGCGACCGCGTCGTCGTGCCGTTCCCGATCGCGTGCGGGCACTGCGGCGCCTGCGAGCGGCTGGCGTACTCGCTCTGCGAGAACTCCAACCCGAACGCCGCCATGGCCGAGAAGCTGATGGGCCACTCCCCCGCCGGCATCTTCGGCTACTCGCACATGATGGGCGGCTACGCCGGCGGGCAGGCGCAGTACGCGCGGGTGCCGTTCGCCGACGTGGGCCCGTTGAAGATCGAGGACGACCTGACCGACGAGCAGGTGCTGTTCCTCTCCGACATCTTCCCGACCGGGTTCATGGGCGCGGAGATGTGCGAGATCAAGCCGGGCGACGTCATCGCGGTGTGGGGCGCGGGGCCGGTCGGGCAGTTCGCGGTCGCGAGCGCGTACCTGCTCGGCGCGGAACGCGTCATCGCGATCGACCGGTTCCCGTACCGGCTGGACATCGCGCGCAAGGCCGGCGCGGAGACGTTGAACTACGAGGAGGTCGACGTCCTCGAGGCGCTGCGCGACATGACCGGCGGGCGCGGCCCGGACGCGTGCATCGACGCCGTCGGCATGGAGGCGCACCACGCGACGCCGGCGATCCACGCGTACGACCGGACGAAGCAGATCGCGCGCACCGAGTTCGACCGGCCGCACGCGCTGCGCGAGGCGATCCTCGCCTGCCGCAACGGCGGCATCGTGTCGGTCGTGGGCGTCTACGGCGGGTTCGTGGACAAGTTCCCGATGGGCGCGATCGTCAACCGGTCGCTGACGCTGAAGAGTGGGCAGTGCCACGTGCACCGGTACATGCGGCCGCTGCTCGACCACGTCAGGAGCGGCCGGATCGACCCGACGTTCGTCATCACGCACCGCATGAAGCTGTCCGACGCGCCGCGCGGCTACCGGATCTTCCGCGACAAGCTGGAGGGCTGCAACAAGATCGTGCTCACGCCGTAG
- a CDS encoding NAD(P)/FAD-dependent oxidoreductase, producing MTYDAVVVGAGPNGLAAALTIAGTGRSVHVVEANDTAGGGTRSAELTLPGFVHDVCSTIHALVPASPFFRGRPPDVRLVHPEVPFAHPLDGGRAAVVHRDVGETADRLGGSDARRYRRLMAPLVGHWEGLVDGVLAPLRPPRHPLTMARFGLNAIRSTDALAQRFATDEARAILAGSGAHSMLPLTKPPTAGVSLMLTSLAHAVGWPAVEGGSQVLADAMVRDLERLGGTLTLGTPVRSMRDVPKAKAVLFDVTPRQLLAITGDALPARYRRALGRFRYGPGVFKVDWALDGPIPWAATEVAKAGTVHVGGTIEEIAESEAAANAGRHAERPYVLLVQATTFDPTRAPAGKHTAWAYCHVPSGSTVDMTERIEAQVERFAPGFRDRILARATRDSKAVERHDENYVGGDINGGVQDLWQQFARPVARVVPYRTPRRGIYLCSSSTPPGGGVHGMCGYWAARAALRRELR from the coding sequence GTGACGTACGACGCCGTCGTCGTCGGCGCGGGCCCGAACGGCCTGGCCGCGGCACTGACCATCGCCGGGACCGGCCGCAGCGTCCACGTCGTCGAGGCGAACGACACGGCGGGCGGCGGCACGCGGAGCGCGGAGCTGACGCTGCCGGGGTTCGTCCACGACGTCTGCTCCACGATCCACGCGCTGGTGCCGGCGTCGCCGTTCTTCCGCGGCCGGCCGCCGGACGTGCGGCTGGTGCACCCGGAGGTGCCGTTCGCGCACCCGCTCGACGGCGGCCGCGCGGCGGTCGTCCACCGCGACGTCGGCGAGACCGCGGACCGCCTCGGCGGCAGCGACGCCCGGAGATACCGAAGGCTGATGGCGCCGCTGGTCGGCCACTGGGAGGGGCTGGTCGACGGGGTGCTGGCGCCGCTGCGACCGCCGCGGCACCCGCTGACGATGGCGCGGTTCGGGCTGAACGCGATCCGCTCCACCGACGCGCTGGCGCAGCGGTTCGCGACCGACGAGGCGAGGGCGATCCTCGCCGGGTCCGGCGCGCACTCGATGCTGCCGTTGACGAAGCCGCCGACCGCCGGCGTCTCGCTGATGCTGACGTCGCTCGCGCACGCGGTCGGCTGGCCGGCGGTGGAGGGCGGGTCGCAGGTGCTCGCCGACGCGATGGTCCGCGACCTGGAACGCCTCGGCGGCACGCTGACTCTCGGCACGCCGGTGCGGTCGATGCGCGACGTGCCGAAGGCGAAGGCGGTGCTGTTCGACGTGACGCCGCGCCAGCTCCTCGCGATCACGGGCGACGCGCTCCCCGCGCGCTACCGCAGGGCGCTGGGCCGCTTCCGTTACGGCCCCGGCGTGTTCAAGGTCGACTGGGCGCTGGACGGCCCGATCCCCTGGGCCGCAACGGAGGTGGCCAAGGCGGGCACCGTCCACGTCGGCGGCACCATCGAGGAGATCGCCGAGTCGGAGGCCGCCGCCAACGCCGGCCGGCACGCCGAGCGCCCGTACGTGCTGCTGGTCCAGGCGACGACGTTCGACCCGACGCGCGCGCCTGCCGGGAAGCACACGGCGTGGGCGTACTGCCACGTCCCGTCCGGTTCCACCGTCGACATGACCGAACGCATCGAGGCGCAGGTGGAGCGGTTCGCGCCCGGCTTCCGCGACCGGATCCTGGCGCGCGCGACCCGCGACTCGAAGGCGGTCGAGCGCCACGACGAGAACTACGTCGGCGGCGACATCAACGGCGGCGTGCAGGACCTGTGGCAGCAGTTCGCGCGGCCGGTCGCGCGGGTCGTGCCGTACCGCACGCCGCGCCGCGGCATCTACCTCTGCTCGTCGTCGACACCGCCCGGCGGCGGCGTCCACGGCATGTGCGGCTACTGGGCCGCGAGGGCCGCGCTGCGCCGGGAGCTGCGCTAG
- a CDS encoding UdgX family uracil-DNA binding protein (This protein belongs to the uracil DNA glycosylase superfamily, members of which act in excision repair of DNA. However, it belongs more specifically to UdgX branch, whose founding member was found to bind uracil in DNA (where it does not belong), without cleaving it, appears to promote DNA repair by a pathway involving RecA, rather than base excision.), with translation MSAAAFVPPSPSLTSLRAAAAGCTACHLHELGTQTVFGTGPASADVVMVGEQPGDQEDRAGEPFVGPAGHLLDRALSAAGIPRESVYLTNTVKHFKWTPSPNGKRRIHAKPDTREIGACKPWLDAELAVLRPRLVVALGATAAQALMGRTFKVTQSRGQVFDLPPASRLVATVHPSSILRSPGEENRAAEFDRLVADLTVVAKEIASG, from the coding sequence GTGAGCGCCGCCGCGTTCGTCCCGCCGTCGCCGTCGCTGACGTCCCTGCGCGCCGCGGCCGCCGGCTGCACCGCGTGCCACCTGCACGAGCTCGGCACGCAGACCGTCTTCGGCACCGGCCCCGCGTCCGCCGACGTCGTCATGGTCGGCGAGCAGCCCGGCGACCAGGAGGACCGGGCGGGAGAGCCGTTCGTCGGCCCGGCCGGCCACCTGCTCGACCGGGCGCTGTCCGCGGCCGGGATCCCGCGCGAGTCCGTCTACCTGACGAACACGGTGAAGCACTTCAAGTGGACGCCGTCGCCCAACGGCAAGCGCCGCATCCACGCCAAGCCCGACACTCGCGAGATCGGGGCCTGCAAGCCGTGGCTCGATGCCGAGCTCGCGGTGCTGCGACCCCGGCTGGTCGTCGCCCTCGGCGCCACCGCCGCGCAGGCGCTCATGGGACGCACGTTCAAGGTGACGCAGTCGCGCGGGCAGGTCTTCGACCTGCCGCCCGCATCCCGGCTCGTGGCGACGGTGCACCCGTCGTCGATCCTGCGCTCACCCGGCGAGGAGAACCGCGCGGCCGAGTTCGACCGCCTCGTCGCCGACCTCACCGTCGTGGCCAAGGAGATCGCGTCCGGCTGA
- a CDS encoding DUF222 domain-containing protein has product MATLPEAVREYLAQPLDALSTSALGERVLALDALVRQAQAAQAAAVREFDRRGGADADGAASTTAWLRDRAVLTDREARSLLGLARSAERLPALAAAFREGAVSAAHVRVAAAAARPLPDDVVAAGDAFLTETARRLDAGRFAVVVRRWVATVAPAAFERDAERRYDARWLSVGRTFGGMRNVAGLLDPEGGAVLESAIDALVAANAPDDARTRDQQRADALVDLVNLATSHGLLPVAGGHRPEVVVHASPAAATGAVEAPPAEVAEVGPVTRAAFDRITCDSRWRRLLVDALAVPLELGRATRTVPPPLRKFVSLRDGHCRYPGCPRAAAFCEAHHVVHWRHGGRTDAANLVLLCRYHHHLVHDRGHDLALGPDCTVEVTTPSGRRLTSRARGPTVAAVR; this is encoded by the coding sequence ATGGCAACGCTGCCGGAGGCGGTGCGCGAGTACCTCGCGCAGCCGCTCGACGCGCTGTCCACGTCCGCCCTCGGCGAACGTGTCCTCGCGCTCGATGCGCTCGTCCGGCAGGCGCAGGCCGCGCAGGCGGCGGCGGTGCGTGAGTTCGACCGGCGCGGCGGCGCCGACGCGGACGGGGCCGCCTCCACCACCGCGTGGCTGCGCGACCGGGCGGTGCTGACCGACCGGGAGGCGCGGTCGTTGCTCGGGCTGGCGCGGTCGGCGGAGCGGCTGCCGGCGCTGGCGGCGGCGTTCCGCGAGGGGGCGGTGAGCGCGGCGCACGTGCGCGTCGCGGCGGCGGCCGCGCGGCCGCTGCCCGACGACGTGGTCGCGGCGGGCGACGCGTTCCTGACCGAGACGGCGCGGCGGCTCGACGCGGGCCGGTTCGCGGTGGTCGTCCGGCGGTGGGTCGCGACCGTGGCGCCGGCGGCGTTCGAACGCGACGCCGAACGCCGCTACGACGCGCGCTGGCTCAGCGTCGGGCGGACGTTCGGGGGGATGCGCAACGTCGCCGGGCTGCTCGACCCGGAGGGCGGCGCGGTGCTGGAGTCGGCGATCGACGCGCTCGTCGCCGCGAACGCGCCCGACGACGCGCGTACGCGCGACCAGCAGCGCGCCGACGCGCTGGTCGACCTGGTCAACCTCGCGACCTCTCACGGGCTGCTGCCGGTCGCGGGCGGGCACCGCCCGGAGGTGGTCGTGCACGCGTCGCCGGCGGCGGCGACCGGCGCGGTGGAGGCGCCGCCGGCCGAAGTGGCCGAGGTGGGGCCGGTGACGCGGGCGGCGTTCGACCGGATCACGTGCGACAGCCGGTGGCGGCGGCTGCTCGTCGACGCGCTCGCGGTGCCGTTGGAGCTCGGGCGCGCGACGCGGACGGTCCCGCCGCCCCTGCGGAAGTTCGTGTCGTTGCGCGACGGCCACTGCCGGTACCCGGGCTGCCCGCGCGCGGCGGCGTTCTGCGAGGCGCACCACGTCGTGCACTGGCGCCACGGCGGGCGCACCGACGCCGCCAACCTCGTCCTCCTCTGCCGCTACCACCACCACCTCGTGCACGACCGGGGCCACGACCTGGCGCTCGGCCCCGACTGCACGGTCGAGGTGACGACGCCGTCCGGCCGCCGCCTCACCAGCCGGGCGCGCGGGCCGACCGTGGCGGCGGTGCGCTGA